A genomic segment from Corythoichthys intestinalis isolate RoL2023-P3 chromosome 2, ASM3026506v1, whole genome shotgun sequence encodes:
- the arih2 gene encoding E3 ubiquitin-protein ligase ARIH2: protein MSVDMNSQASDSNEEDFGVNSEEEEDDGGEEEDQGDIETYYEGVAGDVEQQGADSFDPEEYQFTCLTYKESQRVLNEEVNIVAAALKVLPAVAKLILVHFHWHVSQILDRNKSNSSLVLSDALVQPSSTCRAGIASQSLQCGVCLQVVRRDSLLALPCQHSFCKACWEQHCTVLVKDGIGVGISCMAQDCSLQTPEDFVLPLLPGEELKDKYRRYLFRDYVESHFQLQLCPGADCPIVIKVQQPRARRVQCSRCSEVFCFKCCQMYHAPTDCATIRKWLTKCADDSETANYISAHTKDCPKCNICIEKNGGCNHMQCSKCRHDFCWMCLGNWKTHGSEYYECSRYKENPDIVNQSQQAQAREALKKYLFYFERWENHNKSLQLEAQTYQRIQEKIQERVMNNLGTWIDWQYLHNAAKLLAKCRYTLQYTYPYAYYMSGPRKKLFEYQQAQLEAEIENLSWKVERVDSYERAVGEGEVDLSASDRGELENQMHIAEQRRRTLLKDFHDT, encoded by the exons ATGTCTGTGGACATGAACAGCCAGGCGTCTGACAGCAATGAGGAAGACTTTGGGGTAAACTCTGAAGAAGAGGAGGACGATGGAGGGGAAGAGGAGGATCAAGGGGACATAGAAACGTACTACGAAGGAGTGGCCGGCGATGTAGAACAACAGGGCGCGGACTCCTTTGACCCAGAAGAGTATCAGTTCACTTGTCTAACGTACAAGGAGAGCCAAAGGGTTCTAAATGAGGAGGTGAACATTGTTGCTGCTGCATTGAAG GTTTTACCAGCTGTAGCAAAGCTGATACTTGTGCATTTTCACTGGCATGTTTCACAAATTCTGGACAG GAATAAGTCCAATTCATCTCTGGTGTTGTCAGATGCTCTGGTTCAGCCTAGCAGTACTTGCAGAGCAGGCATT GCCTCTCAGTCCTTGCAGTGCGGTGTGTGTCTCCAAGTCGTACGGAGAGATTCTCTTCTGGCTCTGCCCTGCCAGCACTCCTTTTGCAAAGCATGCTGGGAGCAGCACTGCACTGTACTGGTCAAAGATGGTATAGGAGTAG GGATCTCGTGCATGGCACAAGATTGCTCCCTGCAAACGCCAGAGGATTTTGTCCTGCCTCTACTGCCAGGAGAGGAGTTGAAGGACAAGTACAGACGCTACCTCTTCAGAGACTATGTAGAG AGTCACTTCCAATTGCAATTATGTCCGGGTGCAGACTGCCCcattgtcattaaggtgcagcaGCCACGGGCGCGCAGGGTACAGTGTAGCCGCTGCAGTGAGGTCTTCTG TTTTAAATGCTGTCAGATGTACCATGCACCCACAGACTGTGCAACAATCCGTAAATGGCTCACAAAATGTGCTGATGACTCAGAGACGGCCAACTATATCAGCGCACACACTAAAGAT TGTCCTAAGTGCAATATCTGCATTGAGAAGAATGGAGGATGCAATCACATG CAATGCTCCAAGTGCAGACATG ACTTCTGCTGGATGTGTCTTGGTAACTGGAAGACTCACGGCAGTGAATACTACGAGTGCAGTCGCTATAAAGAAAACCCTGATATTGTCAACCAGAGCCAGCAGGCTCAAGCCAGAGAGGCTCTTAAGAAATACCTCTTCTACTTTGAAAGG TGGGAGAACCACAACAAGTCCTTGCAGCTGGAGGCTCAGACGTACCAGAGGATTCAGGAGAAGATCCAGGAGAGAGTGATGAACAATCTGGGAACCTGGATTGACTGGCAGTATCTTCACAATGCCGCAAAGCTTCTAGCTaag TGTCGCTACACACTGCAGTATACGTATCCCTACGCCTATTACATGTCCGGCCCACGCAAAAAACTG TTTGAGTACCAACAGGCACAACTCGAGGCAGAGATCGAAAACTTGTCATGGAAGGTGGAGCGGGTTGACAGCTACGAGAGGGCAGTGGGGGAAGGCGAGGTGGATCTCAGTGCGAGCGATAGGGGG GAGCTGGAGAATCAGATGCACATTGCTGAGCAGAGGCGACGTACACTGCTGAAAGACTTTCACGACACCTGA